From the Planktothrix tepida PCC 9214 genome, one window contains:
- a CDS encoding LmeA family phospholipid-binding protein yields the protein MGIAMGLMQASRKPLIGTLLSTAVQLWLRSQVDTIDRLELSIKGSNRSLLSGHIPQVSVSAEKAIYQGLHLTQVQLQGSEIRFNLAQVLKGQSLHLLEAFFVTGNLQLNESDLNASLKSPMLTEALNEFVLSLLRSMTGNPVMDSCALQSEQAHSWVNSVLQIQDTQMALETDHLVLTAKLLFDSGELLPFQLKTGLELASSHELRFVQPQVKIHTLNTEFQFSHHTIDLGSDITIQDLVLSPGKLEINATLKVNP from the coding sequence ATGGGAATCGCTATGGGATTGATGCAAGCGTCGCGTAAACCGTTGATTGGAACTCTACTGTCAACGGCAGTTCAGCTTTGGTTGCGATCGCAAGTTGACACCATTGATCGCTTAGAATTGAGTATCAAGGGGAGTAATCGTTCTTTACTATCAGGCCATATTCCTCAAGTCTCTGTCTCGGCTGAGAAGGCCATTTACCAAGGGCTACATCTAACTCAGGTACAGTTACAGGGTTCAGAAATTCGGTTTAACTTAGCTCAAGTGTTAAAAGGTCAATCTCTCCACCTCTTAGAGGCTTTTTTTGTCACCGGAAATCTTCAATTAAATGAATCTGATCTCAATGCCTCTCTAAAGTCCCCGATGTTGACAGAGGCATTAAACGAGTTTGTTTTGTCTTTGTTAAGATCCATGACGGGAAACCCAGTGATGGATTCCTGTGCTCTCCAATCAGAACAAGCTCACTCTTGGGTTAACTCGGTTCTACAGATTCAAGATACCCAAATGGCACTAGAAACCGATCATTTAGTTTTAACAGCCAAGCTGCTTTTCGACTCCGGTGAATTATTACCGTTTCAATTAAAAACCGGATTAGAACTTGCCAGTTCCCATGAACTCAGGTTTGTCCAACCTCAAGTTAAAATTCACACCCTGAATACGGAGTTTCAATTTAGTCATCATACCATTGATTTGGGATCAGATATTACAATTCAAGACTTAGTTTTATCCCCTGGCAAGCTTGAGATAAACGCAACGCTCAAAGTTAATCCCTAA
- a CDS encoding pseudouridine synthase, whose translation MDERLQKIMAQWGIASRRHAEEMIQAGRVRVNGNIAHLGQKANPNHDDIEVDGKPIYPSYRPVPIYLLLNKPLGVVSTCLDPNGRPSVLDLLPRKMRVGEGIHPVGRLDIDSTGALLLTNDGELTFRLTHPRHFIPKTYQVWVAGNPPDSALQAWRQGVMLAGRKTLPAQVRCIQQIPGHKALLEVILYEGRNRQIRRVAEQLGYPVVKLHRTAIGSIQLHPPEQPALPEGQYRALSASEIEFLRNPTSSPLVSVPIHPVDNKE comes from the coding sequence ATGGATGAAAGGCTACAAAAAATTATGGCTCAATGGGGTATTGCCTCGCGGCGTCATGCGGAAGAAATGATCCAAGCAGGACGGGTGCGAGTCAATGGCAATATTGCTCATCTGGGACAAAAAGCCAATCCAAACCATGATGATATTGAGGTAGATGGGAAACCCATTTACCCTTCCTATCGACCTGTGCCCATCTATTTACTGCTCAATAAACCTTTAGGAGTTGTATCTACTTGTTTAGACCCGAATGGACGACCTTCCGTTTTGGATCTACTTCCCCGTAAAATGCGGGTGGGTGAAGGCATTCATCCGGTTGGGCGGTTGGATATAGATTCTACAGGAGCATTATTGCTGACCAACGATGGAGAATTAACATTTCGTTTAACTCATCCTCGTCATTTTATTCCTAAAACTTATCAAGTCTGGGTTGCTGGAAATCCACCGGATTCAGCATTACAGGCTTGGCGTCAGGGTGTCATGTTAGCAGGAAGAAAAACCCTCCCTGCTCAAGTCCGGTGTATCCAACAAATTCCAGGCCATAAGGCGTTATTAGAAGTGATTTTATACGAAGGTAGAAATCGGCAAATTCGCCGAGTGGCGGAGCAATTGGGCTATCCCGTTGTCAAACTACACCGGACTGCTATTGGTTCAATTCAACTCCACCCCCCTGAACAGCCTGCATTGCCTGAAGGTCAGTATCGTGCTCTGAGTGCATCTGAAATTGAGTTTTTACGAAATCCCACTTCCTCACCATTGGTTAGTGTGCCCATTCACCCTGTAGACAACAAGGAGTAA
- a CDS encoding helix-turn-helix domain-containing protein, producing MKTDLFVLPFKVTKNPRQTFNSYDSELVQRLLEIGEQLRDTRLAHSLSLDMVAAYTRIRSHLLQSLEEGRIEQLPEPVYTQGLIRRYADALGLNGEELANFFLPEPPQMGVKSKLSFLSLPQLRPTHLYLTYILLIICAINGVSYLNKTANFAGVSGEQTGKNPTETNPQLRQAMVQTPTQPTSRLVSASPSTTTSTVKPVEKVSETKPSVTATDEKAVEVGIVVKDQSWVLIEVDGKTEFEGMLEGGTQRSWKAKDKVVVVAGNAGGVLVTVNNGEAKRLGEPGRVEEAVFKVEDLSKS from the coding sequence ATGAAAACTGATTTATTTGTCTTACCGTTTAAAGTCACTAAAAATCCTCGCCAAACGTTTAATTCCTATGACTCTGAATTGGTTCAGAGATTATTAGAAATCGGAGAACAACTACGCGACACTCGTTTGGCTCATTCTTTATCTTTAGATATGGTGGCGGCTTACACCCGAATTCGTTCTCATTTATTACAATCTTTAGAAGAAGGTAGGATAGAGCAGCTACCCGAACCGGTTTATACTCAAGGTTTAATTCGTCGCTATGCTGATGCTTTGGGTTTGAATGGAGAAGAACTCGCGAACTTTTTCCTTCCTGAACCTCCGCAAATGGGAGTAAAATCTAAACTTAGTTTCTTAAGCCTGCCTCAATTAAGACCCACCCATCTTTACCTAACTTATATCCTCTTAATTATTTGTGCCATTAATGGGGTTTCCTATCTCAATAAAACCGCTAATTTTGCAGGTGTATCGGGTGAACAGACTGGCAAAAATCCAACGGAAACTAATCCTCAACTTCGTCAGGCAATGGTTCAAACTCCGACTCAACCCACCAGTCGTTTAGTATCTGCTTCTCCTTCTACAACAACCTCGACGGTAAAACCTGTTGAGAAAGTATCCGAAACAAAACCCTCTGTTACAGCGACAGATGAAAAGGCTGTAGAAGTCGGAATTGTTGTCAAAGATCAATCTTGGGTTTTGATTGAAGTTGATGGCAAAACGGAATTTGAAGGGATGTTAGAGGGGGGAACTCAACGGAGTTGGAAAGCCAAAGATAAAGTTGTTGTTGTAGCTGGAAACGCCGGAGGTGTTCTAGTTACGGTCAATAATGGAGAAGCTAAACGTCTCGGCGAACCCGGTCGTGTAGAAGAAGCCGTTTTCAAAGTCGAAGATTTATCTAAATCTTAA
- the malQ gene encoding 4-alpha-glucanotransferase, with translation MAFPRSSGILLHPTSLPSPFGVGDIGPVAYQFIDFLKNSAQQLWQVLPLGPTGFGNSPYLSYSAFAGNPLLISLELLKEDELLTDEDLANLPKFPHHIVNFDAVKPFKDKLFQKACKVFKENATSEQEKEFNHFCSRSNYWLDDYAIFIALKEALNGESWNQWDEDIARRKQEALHKWGEKLAEPIYYHKFLQFQFFKQWGKLKQYANEQGIQLFGDLAIYVAHDSADVWSHPEIFSLDGETGEASLMAGVPPDYFSATGQLWGNPVYNWERLQQEGFHWWIQRVESLLGYLDLIRIDHFRGLESYWGVAQGETTAINGRWIEAPGDAFFSLLNEKLGTLPIIAEDLGIITPEVEALRDKYGFPGMKILHFAFDSGPDNPYLPYNYSSANWVVYTGTHDNDTTVGWFNRRTLQEQARVTRYLGCTSDYGIHWDLIRLAMSCVANQAIFPLQDILGLGSEAKMNMPGEAEGNWAWRFQPGMLTEEIAERLKFFTETYGRQPRNQ, from the coding sequence ATGGCATTTCCCCGTTCTAGCGGTATCTTGCTGCATCCAACATCCTTACCGAGCCCTTTTGGCGTGGGAGACATTGGCCCCGTCGCCTATCAATTTATTGATTTTCTCAAAAATAGTGCCCAACAATTGTGGCAAGTGTTACCCCTTGGCCCCACTGGATTTGGCAATTCTCCTTATTTATCCTATTCGGCTTTTGCTGGAAATCCCTTATTAATTAGTTTAGAACTCTTAAAAGAGGATGAATTATTAACCGACGAAGATTTAGCCAATCTCCCTAAATTTCCCCACCATATTGTTAATTTTGATGCGGTTAAACCCTTTAAAGATAAACTGTTTCAAAAAGCCTGTAAAGTTTTTAAAGAAAATGCCACCTCTGAACAAGAAAAAGAATTTAATCATTTTTGTTCCCGCAGCAACTATTGGTTAGATGATTATGCAATTTTCATTGCTCTCAAAGAAGCCTTGAATGGGGAAAGTTGGAATCAATGGGATGAAGATATTGCCCGACGAAAACAGGAAGCTTTACACAAATGGGGAGAAAAATTAGCTGAACCCATTTATTATCATAAATTCCTCCAGTTTCAATTCTTTAAACAATGGGGAAAACTCAAACAGTATGCGAACGAACAAGGCATACAACTATTTGGAGATTTAGCGATTTATGTCGCCCATGATAGCGCCGATGTTTGGTCACATCCTGAAATCTTTTCCTTAGATGGAGAAACTGGAGAAGCCTCATTAATGGCAGGTGTACCCCCGGATTATTTTAGTGCGACGGGTCAATTGTGGGGAAATCCCGTTTATAATTGGGAACGTTTACAACAAGAAGGATTCCATTGGTGGATACAACGAGTTGAATCTTTATTAGGCTATTTAGATTTAATTCGGATTGATCATTTTCGCGGTTTAGAATCCTATTGGGGGGTAGCTCAAGGAGAAACAACTGCTATTAATGGTCGCTGGATAGAGGCACCTGGAGATGCCTTTTTCAGCTTATTAAATGAGAAATTAGGCACATTACCCATTATTGCGGAAGATTTAGGAATCATTACCCCAGAAGTCGAAGCATTGCGCGATAAATATGGTTTCCCTGGAATGAAAATCCTACATTTTGCCTTTGATTCCGGGCCAGATAATCCCTATTTACCCTATAATTACAGTTCGGCGAATTGGGTCGTTTATACCGGAACCCATGATAACGATACAACCGTTGGTTGGTTTAACCGTCGTACCTTACAGGAACAAGCCAGAGTTACCCGCTATTTAGGCTGTACCTCCGACTATGGCATTCATTGGGATTTAATTCGGTTAGCCATGTCCTGTGTGGCAAATCAAGCCATTTTCCCCCTTCAGGATATTCTAGGCTTAGGTAGTGAAGCTAAAATGAATATGCCAGGAGAAGCTGAAGGCAACTGGGCGTGGCGTTTTCAACCGGGAATGTTAACCGAAGAAATCGCAGAACGCCTCAAATTTTTCACGGAAACCTACGGTCGTCAACCCCGGAATCAGTAA
- a CDS encoding TMEM165/GDT1 family protein, whose translation MLTAFTATLLLITISELGDKTFFIAVILSSKYDRKIVFAGVVAALATMTVLSVAVGRIFSFLPPIYIHYAEIILFALFGFKLLYDASKMAPEAGSNDEQEEALEVVKKADQKFVIGKTKWGTLLESFILTFAAEWGDRTQIATIALATFHNPYGVILGGIVGHTICAAIAVLGGKLIAGRLSERTITAIGGCLFLVFSAIALFEGVRSTPA comes from the coding sequence ATGCTAACTGCTTTTACTGCCACTCTGTTACTGATTACTATTTCAGAACTTGGAGATAAAACATTTTTTATTGCGGTTATTTTATCATCAAAATATGATAGAAAAATCGTGTTTGCCGGGGTAGTCGCTGCATTAGCAACCATGACCGTTCTTTCCGTTGCTGTGGGACGAATCTTTTCGTTCTTACCGCCAATTTATATTCACTACGCCGAAATTATTTTGTTTGCCTTGTTCGGATTTAAACTTTTATATGATGCCAGTAAAATGGCTCCAGAAGCGGGTAGTAATGATGAACAAGAAGAAGCCTTAGAAGTCGTCAAAAAAGCGGATCAGAAGTTTGTTATTGGAAAAACTAAATGGGGAACTTTATTAGAATCTTTTATATTAACCTTTGCAGCCGAATGGGGCGATCGCACTCAAATTGCGACCATCGCCTTAGCCACTTTTCATAATCCCTATGGAGTGATCCTCGGCGGAATTGTTGGACATACAATTTGTGCGGCAATTGCAGTATTAGGGGGGAAATTAATCGCCGGAAGATTATCAGAACGCACCATTACAGCCATTGGCGGTTGTCTATTTCTGGTTTTCAGTGCGATCGCATTATTTGAAGGCGTCCGAAGCACTCCTGCTTAA
- the zds gene encoding 9,9'-di-cis-zeta-carotene desaturase, whose translation MRVAIAGAGLAGMATAIDLVDAGHDVEIFESRPFVGGKVSSWIDPDGNHIEMGLHVFFGCYYNLFELMRKVGAIDNLRLKDHTHIFINRGGQTGSLDFRFITGAPFNGLKAFFTTSQLSVIDKLQNAIALGTSPIVRGLVDFEGAMKIIRELDRVSFADWFRSHGGSEGSLKRMWNPIAYALGFIDTENISARCMLTIFQFFAAKTEASVLRMLEGSPAEYLHKPIVNYLEQRGAKIHTRRRVRELQFEEIDGKTYVTGMIVAKGETEETIIADAYVCAGDVPGVQKMIPPAWRKWSEFDKIYKLEAVPVATVQLRFDGWVTELNDPEKRQQLKEAAGIDNLLYTADADFSCFSDLALSSPADYYREGQGSLLQLVLTPGDPFIKQNNEEIAQHVLKQVQDLFPSSRELNMTWYSVVKLAQSLYREGPGMDAYRPSQKTPVANFFLAGSYTQQDYIDSMEGATISGRQAAKAILESSFPPLKRSPAVV comes from the coding sequence ATGCGGGTTGCGATCGCAGGAGCAGGTTTAGCAGGCATGGCTACGGCAATAGACCTCGTAGATGCCGGACACGACGTTGAAATTTTTGAATCTCGTCCCTTTGTGGGGGGGAAAGTGAGCAGTTGGATAGACCCCGATGGCAACCATATTGAAATGGGGTTGCACGTCTTTTTCGGCTGCTACTATAACTTATTTGAACTGATGCGAAAGGTGGGGGCCATTGACAACCTCCGGTTAAAAGACCATACCCACATTTTTATTAACCGAGGGGGACAGACCGGAAGTTTAGACTTTCGCTTCATTACCGGGGCGCCCTTTAACGGGTTAAAAGCCTTTTTTACCACCTCCCAACTCTCAGTAATTGATAAACTGCAAAATGCTATTGCGTTAGGAACTAGCCCCATTGTTCGCGGGTTGGTAGACTTTGAAGGAGCGATGAAAATTATCCGCGAATTAGATCGGGTGAGTTTTGCCGACTGGTTTCGCAGTCATGGGGGTTCTGAAGGTAGTTTAAAACGGATGTGGAACCCCATTGCTTATGCGTTAGGATTTATCGATACCGAGAATATTTCTGCTCGGTGTATGTTAACAATTTTTCAATTTTTTGCCGCAAAAACAGAAGCCTCTGTGCTGCGAATGTTGGAAGGATCTCCGGCAGAATATTTGCATAAACCTATTGTCAATTATTTAGAACAACGGGGAGCAAAAATTCATACTCGCCGTCGAGTTCGAGAACTCCAATTTGAGGAAATTGACGGGAAAACCTATGTCACCGGAATGATAGTGGCAAAAGGGGAAACAGAAGAAACCATTATTGCAGATGCTTATGTTTGTGCCGGGGATGTTCCCGGTGTACAAAAAATGATTCCTCCTGCTTGGCGAAAATGGTCAGAATTTGACAAGATTTATAAATTAGAAGCCGTTCCTGTTGCCACTGTTCAACTGCGTTTTGATGGCTGGGTAACGGAATTAAATGATCCTGAAAAACGTCAACAACTGAAAGAAGCAGCAGGGATCGATAATTTATTATATACAGCCGATGCTGATTTCTCCTGTTTTTCCGATTTAGCTTTATCGAGTCCGGCGGATTATTATCGAGAAGGACAGGGATCTTTATTGCAGTTAGTATTAACTCCAGGTGATCCCTTTATTAAACAAAATAATGAAGAAATTGCCCAGCACGTTTTGAAACAAGTTCAGGATTTATTTCCCAGTTCCCGTGAACTAAATATGACTTGGTATAGTGTCGTTAAATTAGCTCAATCTCTCTATCGAGAAGGGCCGGGAATGGATGCCTATCGTCCGAGTCAAAAAACTCCCGTTGCTAATTTCTTTTTAGCGGGAAGTTACACACAACAGGATTATATTGATAGTATGGAAGGGGCAACGATTTCGGGACGACAAGCGGCTAAAGCGATATTAGAAAGTAGCTTTCCTCCTCTTAAACGTTCTCCTGCCGTTGTTTAA
- a CDS encoding SRPBCC family protein, translating into MADWLEHSVQVEVPVPIDISWNLWSDLEQMPRWMKWIDSVTILEDNPDLSRWKLATGNFEFSWLSRILKQIPNQIIQWESVDGLPNRGAIRFYDRHGSSIVKLTISYAIPGILGQLMDNLFLGGVVESTIQKDLERFRDYAIESYSGTLN; encoded by the coding sequence ATGGCTGATTGGTTAGAACATAGTGTTCAAGTTGAAGTTCCTGTCCCCATTGATATCTCTTGGAATTTATGGTCAGATTTGGAACAAATGCCACGTTGGATGAAATGGATTGATTCAGTTACGATTTTAGAGGATAATCCTGATTTATCTCGCTGGAAATTAGCAACGGGTAATTTTGAATTTAGTTGGTTATCTCGAATTTTAAAACAAATTCCCAATCAAATTATTCAATGGGAATCAGTAGATGGTTTACCCAATCGAGGTGCAATTCGATTTTATGATCGACATGGGAGTAGTATTGTTAAATTGACGATTTCTTATGCGATACCCGGAATTTTGGGCCAACTCATGGATAATTTATTTTTGGGGGGTGTGGTAGAGTCTACCATTCAAAAGGATTTAGAACGGTTTCGAGATTATGCTATAGAATCCTATAGTGGTACTTTGAATTAA
- a CDS encoding DUF4079 domain-containing protein, whose amino-acid sequence MNLPSFLWLWKIAAWSMGCSVFAYFVLAMTGGWMLYSRHSKQPRPKGLRTLHYFVGGGMVCLVLALLAIGLVGTLGYYGSLGHSIHLAAGLIVVSLVLGSAWSATQINPKNPWARSLHISLNIGLFFAFTAVSLSGWVIVQKYLP is encoded by the coding sequence ATGAATTTACCGTCGTTTTTGTGGCTGTGGAAAATAGCAGCTTGGTCAATGGGATGTTCGGTCTTCGCTTACTTCGTCTTAGCGATGACGGGGGGATGGATGCTGTATTCACGCCACAGTAAACAACCTCGACCCAAGGGACTGAGAACCCTCCATTATTTTGTGGGTGGGGGGATGGTGTGTTTAGTTTTGGCTTTACTGGCCATTGGTTTAGTCGGAACCCTAGGATATTATGGAAGTTTGGGCCATTCGATTCATTTAGCCGCTGGATTAATCGTAGTCAGTTTAGTGTTAGGATCAGCGTGGAGTGCCACCCAAATTAATCCTAAAAATCCTTGGGCGCGATCGCTTCATATTAGTTTGAATATCGGTTTATTTTTTGCCTTTACTGCGGTCTCTTTATCCGGGTGGGTGATTGTCCAGAAATATTTACCTTAA